In Gossypium raimondii isolate GPD5lz chromosome 12, ASM2569854v1, whole genome shotgun sequence, a single window of DNA contains:
- the LOC105764591 gene encoding uncharacterized protein LOC105764591: MASATCSIFFSSSLSFPKLSSHSSDYKLITSLPFFCSFSPISSLKLSHHSLPVLPKRAFRVLASDSTTDPHEITDSSGAESTIDTKLPRRSLLVQFTCGECGERTERLINRLAYERGLVYVQCAGCLQYHKLADNLGLVVEYDLRDEM; the protein is encoded by the exons ATGGCTTCAGCAACATGCAGTATCTTCTTCTCCtcctctctttcttttccaAAACTCTCCTCTCACTCTTCCGATTACAAACTCATCACTTCCCTTCCATTTTTCTGTTCTTTCAGCCCAATTTCCAG CCTGAAACTTTCACATCACTCGCTTCCGGTGCTACCCAAGCGAGCATTTCGGGTTTTGGCTTCTGATTCTACAACGGACCCACATGAAATTACGGATAGTTCCGGCGCT GAATCAACAATTGACACAAAATTACCAAGAAGAAGTTTACTAGTCCAGTTCACTTGTGGGGAATGTGGTGAAAGAACAGAGAGACTCATAAACCGCTTGGCCTATGAACGGGGACTTGTGTATGTACAg TGTGCAGGGTGTCTTCAATATCACAAATTAGCTGACAATCTCGGCCTTGTTGTTGAGTATGACTTAAGGGATGAAATGTGA
- the LOC105764592 gene encoding tRNA(adenine(34)) deaminase, chloroplastic — MYSSYSISSSVLSLRSNGSLSFSFNDCSSNVFNSSLDKTPLSSSPCSSCCSSCACCCATFACATPRLPITPCFLYGLRQSALVHCSPSRRLILPAGHRCLLRFPTCDLDRAPFEVSTASMLTRKTKGRFRCVPSEESAARCLLGGVDAAEAMISLLSEEVNGECLGTAERNRSSYKIVKVSKENDYDSKCDSLKKKIKQVDKLASYGNECSNGPKQRKKLEERGGHANECYRQKTKIVGSSLLESDWKDEYESTAIESREESRRKAESKSSLTAENLRGRTKSSSCSSYYSLSSSGDLESDTELPEAEQFMEESFSGHVTESIGDEISRSEGQVTTGLKRDNGGGNSVDWDLRKKSEKKLAEVSAEEIQSGGKSSHEYARRVKNDESDYAKRSNFHDQLDVKDWQIRKGHTHIRQSESRRKNQDIREISKIHVSDVDKTSQEKHFTGGEANVEVSEIRDSAERISTLQQQSESRMKIEEEDRDPVQSWSGSRMKIWEEDTTMAQSSFQQTRKQQQQRGERITGQLEMRRKSSEINEAKNKKTSISQSETQKKKQDDTSSLNFTSNPETKKQSFPKDKTLPQRIEPGQGMQAITNISIGHADNTKLVTNSQTSSGERLTEHENNFTPALGLINERSQVHKEANSRVQQTKSRKENLKPTTVSSSWGKAREGSSFQAYLSLVSETREQQSHVDLAEPEKRSTEDVLMPPHPQAIAGGLLHDDSMTRISTEASGGTSESGSATSYLHSRGRTMFAHHESEPSKRSETYGESLNLTTHEDSLGSAQRLEESSLQFVGEFVEKARHDVVTSGVQQGSRISDFTSTYEGDKHGPDPSGQHGKEELKIKRHDSRQSSKGSGGKGPSDEMWDVMDSPVQELPEAETQGISTSGHAVIKRSGRSLWTLMGDIIRLRWSSRSQTPSSAARSAGRTSPNESVGTETWFSGHEQNENNEENLRRESSSLPSEVVSYQLGQGTQGEGDFSDSMRSTEKVRPLEGNISPSSNTLETAPASEVISLTSQKVKHDESSFEVASSGKEVVQSSLPLPAGSTRTPLVVEEISKTDKVDTKGSGSVRVMEQPVGARLAEASGSQGKEGELKQRKLQRTKQVPRDRFDEWEEAYRLEREQQKIDEMFMIEALLEAKKAADSWEVPVGAVLVQHGKIIARGRNLVEELRDSTAHAEMICIREASSILHSWRLADTTLYVTLEPCPMCAGAILQARIDTLVWGAPNKLLGADGSWIRLFPDERGGNGSEQTDKPAAPVHPFHPNMGIRRGVLASECADMMQQFFQLRRKNKGKNTEQLSSSSSSCLPITTSHRSKLFTRIHDAFHLMFCL, encoded by the exons TCCAACGTTTTCAATTCATCACTTGACAAAACCCCTTTATCATCATCACCATGTTCTTCGTGTTGCTCATCTTGTGCTTGTTGCTGTGCCACATTTGCCTGTGCCACCCCTAGGCTGCCTATTACCCCTTGCTTTTTATATGGACTAAGGCAATCTGCCCTTGTTCATTGCTCGCCTTCTAGGCGGCTCATTTTACCTGCTGGGCACCGCTGCCTTTTGCGGTTTCCAACATGTGACCTTGATCGAGCTCCTTTTGAGGTTTCTACTGCTAGTATGCTTACTAGGAAAACTAAGGGGAGGTTTAGATGTGTGCCTTCGGAGGAAAGTGCTGCTAGGTGTTTGTTAGGTGGAGTAGATGCCGCTGAGGCCATGATCAGCTTATTGAGTGAGGAAGTGAATGGGGAGTGTTTAGGTACAGCAGAAAGAAATAGGAGCTCATATAAGATAGTGAAAGTGAGCAAGGAAAACGATTATGATAGTAAGTGCGATAGCctgaagaagaaaattaaacaaGTGGACAAGCTAGCAAGTTATGGGAATGAATGCAGCAATGGACCAAAGCAAAGAAagaagttggaggagagagGGGGCCATGCCAATGAATGTTATAGGCAGAAGACTAAAATTGTTGGGTCAAGTTTGTTGGAGAGTGATTGGAAGGATGAATATGAGTCCACTGCTATTGAGTCAAGGGAAGAGAGTAGAAGGAAGGCAGAGAGCAAGTCATCCTTGACAGCCGAGAATCTCAGGGGAAGGACAAAGAGTTCTAGTTGTTCATCATATTACTCATTGTCATCTTCAGGGGACTTAGAGAGTGATACCGAACTCCCCGAAGCCGAGCAATTCATGGAAGAATCATTCAGTGGGCATGTGACAGAATCAATAGGAGATGAGATTAGCAGAAGTGAGGGACAAGTGACAACAGGCTTGAAGAGGGATAATGGAGGGGGGAATAGTGTTGATTGGGATTTGAGAAAAAAGTCAGAGAAGAAGCTGGCTGAAGTATCTGCTGAAGAAATACAATCTGGGGGAAAATCCTCACATGAATATGCAAGAAGGGTGAAGAATGATGAAAGTGACTATGCGAAAAGATCTAATTTCCATGACCAACTTGATGTCAAGGACTGGCAAATAAGAAAGGGGCATACTCATATTAGGCAGTCTGAATCTAGAAGGAAAAACCAGGACATTAGAGAAATATCAAAGATCCATGTTAGTGATGTTGACAAAACTTCTCAAGAGAAGCACTTCACGGGTGGAGAAGCAAATGTGGAAGTGTCAGAAATCCGAGACAGTGCTGAAAGAATTTCTACTTTGCAGCAGCAGTCTGAATCTAGAATGAAGATTGAGGAAGAAGATAGGGATCCAGTTCAGAGTTGGTCAGGATCTAGAATGAAGATATGGGAAGAAGATACAACCATGGCTCAGAGTTCTTTTCAGCAGACAAGAAAGCAACAGCAGCAAAGGGGTGAAAGGATCACTGGACAATTGGAAATGAGAAGAAAATCAAGTGAAATTAATGAGGCCAAGAACAAGAAAACCTCAATATCGCAGTCTGAAACACAAAAGAAGAAACAGGATGATActtcaagtttaaatttcacTTCTAATCCAGAAACAAAGAAGCAAAGCTTTCCAAAAGATAAAACACTACCTCAAAGAATTGAGCCTGGCCAAGGAATGCAAGCTATTACAAATATATCTATTGGTCATGCTGACAACACTAAGTTAGTTACCAATTCTCAAACAAGTTCTGGAGAAAGATTGACcgaacatgaaaataatttcaCTCCAGCTTTGGGTCTGATTAATGAAAGAAGTCAAGTACATAAAGAAGCTAATAGCAGAGTTCAGCAAACGAAATCAAGAAAAGAGAACTTGAAACCTACTACTGTATCAAGTTCTTGGGGAAAAGCACGGGAGGGCTCTAGTTTTCAAGCATATTTGAGTTTGGTTTCAGAAACACGAGAACAACAGTCTCATGTTGATTTAGCGGAACCAGAAAAGAGGAGCACAGAGGACGTATTGATGCCTCCTCATCCTCAAGCAATAGCTGGAGGTCTCCTGCATGATGACTCAATGACTAGGATTTCCACTGAGGCTTCTGGTGGAACTTCAGAAAGTGGCTCTGCTACTTCATATCTGCATTCAAGAGGAAGGACTATGTTTGCACACCATGAATCAGAGCCAAGTAAAAGGAGTGAGACTTATGGGGAGTCTTTAAACTTGACTACCCATGAAGATTCTCTGGGTTCTGCTCAACGATTAGAGGAATCTTCCTTGCAATTTGTTGGGGAGTTTGTTGAGAAGGCAAGGCATGATGTGGTAACTTCTGGGGTCCAACAGGGTAGTAGAATTTCTGATTTCACTTCCACATATGAAGGTGATAAGCATGGGCCAGACCCTTCTGGTCAACATGGCAAGGAAGAACTGAAGATTAAAAGGCATGACTCGAGGCAGTCATCGAAGGGCTCTGGAGGAAAGGGACCCTCTGATGAAATGTGGGATGTAATGGACTCACCTGTTCAGGAACTGCCTGAAGCAGAAACTCAGGGGATTTCCACATCAGGGCATGCTGTCATAAAGAGAAGTGGCAGGTCCTTGTGGACCCTTATGGGAGATATCATTCGATTACGATGGAGTTCACGTTCTCAAACGCCTAGCTCAGCAGCTAGATCCGCAGGAAGGACTTCACCAAATGAGTCTGTTGGCACTGAGACATGGTTTTCTGGTCATGAACAGAATGAAAACAATGAAGAAAACCTGAGAAGGGAAAGTAGCAGCCTACCTTCTGAGGTTGTATCTTATCAGTTGGGACAAGGGACTCAAGGTGAAGGAGATTTCTCTGACTCAATGAGGTCAACTGAAAAAGTAAGACCCCTCGAAGGAAACATTTCACCATCTTCTAATACATTAGAAACTGCGCCTGCATCAGAAGTTATTTCTTTGACCTCACAGAAGGTAAAACATGATGAGAGTAGCTTTGAGGTAGCCTCTTCAGGCAAGGAGGTAGTACAGTCATCTCTACCATTACCAGCCGGAAGCACAAGAACACCTCTTGTTGTAGAAGAGATTTCAAAAACTGATAAAGTTGATACCAAGGGAAGTGGTTCAGTAAGGGTGATGGAACAACCTGTTGGTGCAAGATTAGCTGAAGCATCAGGGTCTCAAGGTAAGGAGGGggaattaaaacaaagaaaacttcAACGGACCAAACAAGTCCCAAGAGACAGATTTGATGAATGGGAAGAGGCATATAGACTTGAGCGCGAGCAacaaaaaattgatgaaatgttTATGATAGAAGCATTACTGGAAGCCAAGAAAGCTGCTGATTCTTGGGAGGTGCCTGTTGGGGCAGTACTAGTGCAGCATGGGAAGATAATTGCTCGTGGACGTAACTT GGTAGAGGAATTACGGGATTCAACTGCCCATGCAGAAATGATCTGTATACGGGAAGCTTCGAGCATACTACATTCATGGAGGCTTGCG GATACAACACTTTATGTCACACTTGAACCATGTCCTATGTGTGCCGGAGCAATACTTCAGGCAAGAATTGACACTCTTGTGTGGGGAGCTCCCAATAAGCTTCTAGGAGCAGATGGTAGCTGGATAAG ACTTTTCCCCGATGAAAGAGGAGGAAATGGGTCAGAACAGACAGACAAGCCAGCAGCTCCAGTCCATCCGTTCCACCCAAATATGGGAATCAGACGGGGGGTATTGGCATCGGAATGTGCCGACATGATGCAACAATTTTTCCAGCTTAGGAGAAAGAATAAGGGAAAGAATACAGAGCAGctctcatcatcatcatcatcttgtcttcccataacAACAAGTCACCGATCAAAACTCTTTACCAGGATTCATGATGCCTTCCATTTAATGTTCTGTTTGTGA